One stretch of Akkermansia sp. RCC_12PD DNA includes these proteins:
- a CDS encoding YdcF family protein: MTPDEAIEILWNYHHVGQELHPADLIFVLGSNDVRVAEYAAELYKRHLAPVILFSGGMGRFTGGWAVPEAELFAEAAIKAGVPENCILIENKSTNTGENVRFSREVLKRAGIGEPVSLIALQKPYMERRTLATLQAQWPEARVAVSSPPVTFRGYLTAELPQELVVSAMVGDFQRILEYPRQGFSTEQPVTPEAMEAFRTLVEAGYDSQLLRNIPLPWNS; encoded by the coding sequence ATGACTCCGGATGAAGCCATAGAAATCTTGTGGAACTACCATCACGTCGGGCAGGAGCTCCACCCGGCTGACCTCATCTTCGTGCTTGGCAGCAATGACGTACGCGTGGCGGAATATGCGGCGGAGCTCTATAAGCGGCATTTAGCTCCGGTCATCCTTTTTTCCGGCGGCATGGGGCGCTTTACGGGAGGCTGGGCCGTCCCGGAGGCGGAACTCTTTGCCGAGGCGGCCATCAAAGCGGGCGTTCCGGAAAACTGCATCCTGATAGAAAACAAATCCACCAACACCGGGGAAAATGTCCGCTTCTCACGGGAAGTGCTGAAACGGGCGGGAATCGGGGAGCCTGTCAGCCTCATTGCCCTGCAAAAGCCCTACATGGAACGGCGGACGCTGGCCACGCTCCAGGCCCAGTGGCCGGAAGCGCGGGTGGCGGTCAGCTCCCCTCCCGTCACTTTTCGGGGATATCTGACCGCAGAACTGCCGCAGGAGCTGGTTGTCTCCGCCATGGTGGGGGACTTCCAGAGAATCCTGGAGTACCCGCGGCAGGGATTCTCCACGGAACAGCCCGTAACTCCGGAAGCGATGGAAGCCTTCCGCACGCTCGTGGAAGCGGGCTATGACTCCCAGCTGCTCAGGAACATTCCCCTCCCCTGGAATTCTTGA
- a CDS encoding glycine--tRNA ligase has translation MADRTNTDPARMEKIVSLCKRRGFIFQAAEIYGGLNGCWDYGPMGVELKRNLKEYWWRKTVQERDDVVGMDGSILTHNSVLVASGHVGGFSDPMCDCLLTKERLRADQVPAQSGMGFFYTGAAKKDGSWSMEKEYSVLVETEKQADKARKTAAQYYAQLAGKDVSHKEIELRGERMEPVTDSTMYNPANGSLLTEAREFNLMFKTTIGATSDENDPNATGWLRPETAQSIFCQYKNILDSSRVKLPFGIAQIGKSFRNEINPRNFTFRSREFEQMEIEYFCRPEDGLRLVDEWLEKRLSFYDEVGVPREHIHILDVPDDERAFYSKKTYDLEYEFPFGIQELEGIAYRTDYDLTCHQKGSGRPLEYFDEETREKFIPHVVEPSAGCDRTVLAIICEAYDEEELVDDKDKKDVRTVLRFVPRIAPIKAAIFPLLKKNEEQVRIAREIEKTLQPWMTVFYDETGAVGRRYRRQDEVGTPFCITVDFETLGENDPSLKDTVTIRHRDSMEQERVAVKDLLHWLIARVR, from the coding sequence ATGGCAGACAGAACCAATACAGATCCCGCCCGAATGGAGAAAATTGTAAGCCTTTGCAAAAGGCGAGGTTTCATTTTCCAGGCAGCCGAAATCTACGGCGGTCTGAATGGTTGCTGGGACTACGGTCCCATGGGGGTGGAGCTCAAGCGCAACCTCAAGGAATACTGGTGGCGCAAAACCGTCCAGGAACGTGACGACGTGGTGGGCATGGACGGCTCCATCCTGACCCACAACTCCGTGCTGGTGGCCTCCGGCCACGTGGGCGGCTTCTCTGACCCGATGTGCGACTGCCTGCTGACCAAGGAACGCCTGCGCGCCGACCAGGTGCCGGCCCAGAGCGGCATGGGATTCTTCTACACGGGAGCCGCAAAAAAGGACGGTTCCTGGAGCATGGAAAAGGAATACTCCGTGCTGGTGGAAACTGAAAAACAGGCGGACAAGGCCCGCAAAACCGCGGCCCAGTACTACGCGCAACTGGCCGGCAAGGACGTATCCCACAAGGAAATCGAGCTCCGGGGGGAGCGTATGGAACCCGTCACGGACTCCACCATGTACAACCCCGCCAACGGCTCCCTGCTGACGGAAGCCCGCGAATTCAACCTTATGTTCAAGACGACCATCGGGGCCACCTCCGATGAAAACGATCCCAACGCCACCGGATGGCTGCGGCCGGAAACGGCTCAATCCATCTTCTGCCAGTACAAAAACATTCTGGACAGTTCCCGCGTGAAACTGCCGTTCGGGATCGCCCAGATCGGCAAATCCTTCCGCAATGAAATCAATCCGCGCAACTTCACCTTCCGCTCCCGTGAATTCGAGCAGATGGAAATCGAATACTTCTGCCGTCCGGAAGACGGCCTGAGGCTGGTGGACGAATGGCTGGAAAAGCGTCTCAGTTTCTACGACGAAGTGGGGGTTCCCCGTGAACACATCCACATTCTGGACGTACCGGATGACGAACGCGCCTTCTACTCCAAAAAAACCTATGACCTGGAATACGAATTCCCCTTCGGCATCCAGGAACTGGAAGGCATCGCCTACCGTACGGACTACGACCTGACCTGCCACCAGAAAGGTTCCGGCCGTCCCCTGGAATACTTCGACGAAGAAACGCGGGAAAAATTCATTCCCCATGTTGTGGAACCCTCCGCCGGATGTGACCGGACCGTGCTTGCCATCATCTGTGAAGCCTACGATGAAGAAGAGCTTGTGGACGACAAGGACAAAAAGGACGTGCGCACGGTGCTGCGCTTTGTCCCCCGCATAGCGCCCATCAAGGCCGCCATCTTCCCGCTCCTCAAGAAAAACGAGGAACAGGTACGCATTGCCCGGGAAATTGAAAAGACCCTCCAGCCCTGGATGACCGTTTTCTACGATGAAACGGGAGCCGTTGGCCGCCGCTACCGCCGCCAGGATGAAGTGGGCACCCCCTTCTGCATCACGGTGGACTTCGAAACCCTCGGAGAAAACGATCCTTCCCTCAAAGACACGGTGACCATCCGCCACCGCGACTCCATGGAACAAGAACGCGTCGCCGTTAAGGACCTGTTGCACTGGCTCATTGCCCGTGTGCGGTAA
- the cas8c gene encoding type I-C CRISPR-associated protein Cas8c/Csd1 has product MNWMEALYKTYEDNAQRTGLNSSEEKNSKNRTITPLFPLYHGSQNAQVTVVLDGSGAFRRAEVVPAGNQQTIIPVTEKSGGRTSGLCPHPLCDKLQYVAGDFTKWTGNTKTGYKEYLNQLERWKDFDPSNATLSSIFLYVSKGCLLEDLVKSGVLPVNEASGTLMKKWMGEKNDAPEIYAALGVVGMDAILIRWRVEIPGNLIPDVWKNKEMWDSWIRFQESQEQNTGLCYVTGEITNLAIQHPARIRNAGDGAKIISSNDSSGFTFRGKFDDSTEVCGVGRKVSQKAHSALRWLISNQGWRDDSQAIVAWSSNSFLIPNPLTDTEGLLDLDPDEEHETVPYTAEETGRKIREKISGYKAEVANTSHIFIMGLDSATPGRLSITFFNEMDSVEYWNNIEHWHTECVWWQWNNKNKLWYVGAPSPRTIAEVAYGKSSDEKLRRQTVARLLPCIIEKRPVPSDLVEACIHRACNRNGLESWEWNVAVNTACALFRYRFNSTKKQYHYTMSLDKTITERGYLYGRLLAVAELLEKTAQKTSSDTERPTNAEKLMQRFSIHPHSTWEILRKALDPYLQILTKNEPGLKFYYDRELASIHALFDRNDFIDDSKVSGEFLLGYYCQKSEMFPKKSSEKEKENSQPKE; this is encoded by the coding sequence ATGAACTGGATGGAAGCTTTATATAAGACATATGAAGATAATGCCCAACGGACAGGCTTGAATTCTTCGGAAGAGAAAAATTCAAAAAACCGAACAATCACCCCGTTATTTCCGCTTTATCATGGCAGCCAAAATGCCCAGGTAACAGTTGTACTGGATGGTTCCGGTGCATTCAGACGAGCGGAGGTAGTCCCTGCCGGGAACCAGCAGACAATCATTCCCGTTACTGAAAAGTCGGGAGGCAGAACCAGCGGATTGTGTCCCCACCCCCTTTGCGACAAACTGCAATATGTGGCGGGAGATTTCACTAAATGGACAGGTAATACAAAAACCGGGTACAAAGAATATCTCAACCAACTGGAGCGTTGGAAAGATTTTGATCCTTCCAATGCAACGCTTTCTTCCATCTTTTTGTATGTATCCAAAGGCTGTCTTTTGGAAGACCTCGTCAAATCAGGAGTTCTTCCCGTGAATGAAGCTTCCGGTACCTTGATGAAAAAATGGATGGGAGAAAAAAATGACGCACCGGAGATTTATGCGGCTCTCGGCGTCGTTGGCATGGATGCCATCCTGATCAGATGGCGTGTGGAAATTCCCGGAAACCTTATCCCGGATGTATGGAAAAACAAGGAAATGTGGGATTCCTGGATCAGATTTCAAGAGTCACAGGAACAAAATACAGGTCTTTGCTATGTAACAGGTGAAATAACCAATTTGGCAATACAACATCCAGCCCGGATCAGAAACGCTGGAGACGGAGCCAAGATCATCTCTTCCAATGATTCTTCCGGGTTTACGTTCAGAGGCAAATTTGATGATTCAACCGAGGTTTGCGGAGTTGGAAGAAAAGTCTCCCAGAAAGCTCACAGTGCGTTGAGATGGCTTATTTCCAACCAGGGATGGAGGGATGATTCCCAGGCGATCGTAGCTTGGTCATCCAACAGTTTTTTGATACCGAATCCGTTAACCGACACTGAAGGGCTGCTGGATTTGGACCCTGATGAAGAACATGAAACTGTCCCGTATACGGCTGAAGAAACGGGACGGAAAATTAGAGAAAAAATCTCCGGTTACAAAGCGGAAGTGGCCAACACCAGCCACATTTTTATTATGGGCCTGGATTCAGCCACACCAGGGCGGCTCTCCATAACCTTCTTCAATGAGATGGATTCTGTGGAATACTGGAACAACATTGAACACTGGCATACCGAATGTGTGTGGTGGCAATGGAATAACAAAAACAAATTGTGGTACGTTGGAGCACCCTCTCCCCGAACTATCGCGGAAGTGGCTTATGGAAAATCTTCAGATGAAAAATTGCGCAGGCAAACAGTAGCACGCTTACTTCCCTGTATTATTGAAAAACGCCCCGTACCCTCTGATCTTGTGGAAGCTTGCATCCATCGGGCGTGTAACAGAAACGGCCTGGAATCTTGGGAATGGAATGTTGCCGTCAATACAGCGTGCGCTCTATTTCGATACCGATTTAACTCAACTAAAAAACAATACCATTATACCATGAGTCTGGATAAAACCATTACAGAACGGGGATATTTATACGGAAGGCTGCTCGCCGTAGCGGAATTGCTGGAAAAAACCGCCCAGAAAACTTCCTCCGACACGGAACGTCCCACGAATGCGGAAAAACTGATGCAGCGCTTCAGCATTCACCCCCATTCAACGTGGGAAATACTGCGCAAAGCATTGGACCCCTATCTTCAAATTCTGACCAAAAATGAACCTGGATTAAAATTCTACTATGACAGGGAATTAGCAAGTATCCATGCCCTTTTCGATCGAAACGACTTCATCGACGACAGCAAGGTGTCAGGAGAATTTCTTCTTGGATACTACTGTCAAAAATCAGAAATGTTCCCTAAAAAATCTTCTGAAAAAGAAAAGGAAAATTCCCAACCTAAAGAATAA
- the cas7c gene encoding type I-C CRISPR-associated protein Cas7/Csd2 — MSLQHKIDFAVIFTVKNANPNGDPLNGNRPRTTLDGNGELSDVCLKRKIRNRLLDLGVPIFVQSDDHKVDECKTLKDRASILLEGKKTKEEQTKLACQTWFDVRAFGQLFAYKGTGEKKNDGVSLGIRGPVTVQAAFSVEPVEITSTQITKSVSGEGDGSKKASDTMGMKHRVDQGVYVFYGAISPQLASLTGFSDEDAELLKNTLPFMFEGDASSSRPEGSMEVKKVIWWKHSCPAGQYSSGKVHRSLIVNNDGTYELKELQGLTPEEIDGF, encoded by the coding sequence ATGTCACTACAACATAAGATAGACTTTGCGGTGATTTTCACCGTAAAAAATGCAAATCCCAACGGAGATCCGTTAAATGGCAACCGTCCGCGCACCACGCTTGACGGGAATGGAGAACTTTCCGATGTCTGCTTGAAACGTAAAATCCGCAACAGGCTTCTTGATTTGGGAGTGCCTATATTTGTTCAATCAGACGATCACAAGGTGGATGAATGCAAAACATTAAAAGACAGGGCTTCCATCCTTCTGGAAGGAAAGAAAACCAAAGAGGAACAAACAAAGCTGGCCTGCCAGACCTGGTTTGACGTACGCGCTTTCGGCCAACTGTTTGCTTACAAAGGTACCGGGGAAAAAAAGAACGACGGCGTTTCTCTCGGGATTCGCGGCCCCGTCACCGTTCAGGCAGCTTTCAGCGTGGAACCTGTGGAAATCACCAGCACCCAAATCACGAAAAGTGTAAGCGGGGAGGGGGATGGAAGCAAAAAAGCATCTGATACCATGGGGATGAAACACCGTGTAGATCAAGGAGTTTATGTATTCTACGGGGCCATTTCTCCACAGCTTGCCTCCCTGACAGGTTTTAGTGATGAAGATGCAGAATTATTAAAAAATACTCTTCCTTTTATGTTTGAAGGGGATGCCTCTTCCTCCCGGCCTGAAGGAAGCATGGAAGTGAAGAAAGTGATCTGGTGGAAACATTCCTGCCCTGCAGGTCAATATTCTTCTGGAAAAGTCCATAGAAGCCTCATTGTCAATAATGATGGTACCTATGAATTGAAAGAACTTCAGGGATTGACCCCAGAAGAAATTGATGGATTTTAA